One Setaria viridis chromosome 7, Setaria_viridis_v4.0, whole genome shotgun sequence genomic region harbors:
- the LOC117864776 gene encoding gamma-tubulin complex component 2: MDPAPATPRWNLERPYLTGRFHQEAKAAAAAQAPGSKPFSLDSFSRGSGASPGSVIGSYAVSVQELLVIDDLLSALVGIEGRYISIKRVRGKEGYVVFQIDSSMDLALQELTRRIFPLCEDYVLVSQFVESRSHFKNGLVNHALAAALRAFLLDYQAMVAQLEHQFRIGRLSVQGLWFFCQRMMSSLNALAVLVEKATSNNTSGSATLNLLQSQAKAMGGDSAVRSLLEKMTEYTSAAYLRMLERWVYEGVIDDPYGEFFIAENKSLQKESLTQDYDAKYWQQRYSLKEGIPSFLTNVAAMILTTGKYLNVMRECGHNVQVSFSENSKLMSFGSNHQYLECIKSAYDFASGELLTLMKDKYDLIGKLRSLKRYLLLDQGDFLVHFMDIAREELTKKPEEISAEKLQSLLDIALRSTAAASDPTHEELICCVERSSLLKKLATLKDLDCDCPADKLAAADIDQSMQLSITGLETFCLSNKVQWPLSLVISRKALTKYQLIFRLLFHCKHVSRQLCAAWQIQQVFRSVKILGTPILRSSILCRSMLKFVNSLLHYLTFEVLEPNWHLMHDRLQTARSIDEVIQIHDFFLQKCLKECLLLSPELLVKVEKLKALCLQYATSIQLLMPSIEVANSENTSKSGKSRSRTNKSQDRDQQLKLASENVVMSESILKFQAAFNSELQSLAPTLSNSSHAEPYLTHLAQCILGVRIDQRTRSRSLTHPNAARRDAQSAGQATSRERGDLPPPAAPHSPSASASTAEDPMVGGGGRRAATAAALGRWCLVILAVASALGVSGPAFYWRYKKGFSASLSSPAAVSSSSSPACPPCSCDCPPPLSLKSIAPGLANFSTTDCGKNDPELAKEMEKQFVDLLNEELKLQQVVAEEHSHHMNATLVEAKRQATQYQREAEKCNAATETCEEAREQSEAAISKEKKLTALWEQRARQLGWQESRATSM, from the exons ATGGATCCCGCGCCGGCGACCCCGCGTTGGAACCTAGAGAGACCGTACCTCACTGGCCGCTTCCACCAG GAGGCCaaggcagctgcggcggcgcaggcgcctGGATCCAAGCCGTTTTCCCTCGACTCCTTCAG CCGCGGCTCCGGCGCTAGCCCCGGGAGTGTAATCGGATCGTACGCAGTTTCGGTGCAG GAGCTTTTGGTTATAGATGATTTGCTATCAGCTCTGGTGGGTATTGAGGGACGATATATTTCTATTAAGAGAGTCCGTGGAAAGGAGGGCTATGTTGTCTTCCAGATTGATTCTTCAATGGACCTTGCCCTCCAG GAATTGACTCGCCGAATCTTCCCATTGTGTGAGGATTATGTGCTGGTAAGCCAGTTTGTGGAGTCCAGGTCACATTTCAAGAATGGTCTGGTCAACCATGCTCTAGCTGCAGCTCTAAGAGCATTCCTACTG GATTATCAAGCGATGGTTGCTCAACTGGAGCACCAGTTCCGCATTGGAAGGCTTTCTGTTCAGGGATTATGGTTCTTTTGTCAG AGGATGATGAGTTCATTGAATGCACTGGCAGTTCTAGTGGAGAAGGCTACTTCCAACAATACCAGTGGTTCTGCAACACTTAATCTACTTCAAAGCCAG GCAAAGGCGATGGGTGGCGATAGTGCTGTTCGGTCTTTATTGGAGAAGATGACAGAATATACAAGTGCAGCATACCTCAGGATGCTAGAAAG GTGGGTGTATGAGGGAGTTATTGATGATCCTTATGGTGAATTCTTCATTGCTGAAAACAAATCTCTGCAGAAG GAGAGCCTCACTCAAGATTATGATGCCAAATATTGGCAGCAGCGATACAGCCTAAAAGAAGGAATTCCTAGTTTCCTTACTAATGTTGCCGCAATGATTCTGACCACAGGAAAGTACCTTAATGTTATGAGAGAATGTGGGCACAATGTTCAG GTTTCCTTCTCAGAAAATTCTAAGCTTATGAGCTTTGGTTCAAACCACCAATATCTCGAATGTATTAAGTCTGCTTATGATTTTGCAAGTGGTGAATTGTTAACTCTGATGAAAGATAAG TATGATCTCATTGGGAAACTGCGATCCCTGAAGCGCTATCTACTCCTTGACCAA GGTGACTTTTTGGTCCATTTCATGGATATTGCTCGAGAGGAGCTTAcgaagaaaccagaagaaatATCTGCTGAAAAACTTCAG TCTCTGCTTGACATTGCTTTGCGGAGTACTGCAGCTGCTTCTGATCCAACTCATGAAGAATTAATTTGCTGTGTG GAACGAAGCTCCCTCCTTAAGAAACTGGCCACTCTGAAAGACTTGGATTGTGATTGCCCTGCAGATAAGCTTGCTGCAGCAGATATTGATCAGTCGATGCAATTAAGCATCACGGGTTTGGAAACATTCTGCCTTAGCAACAAG GTCCAGTGGCCGCTATCTCTTGTAATTTCAAGGAAGGCTTTGACAAAATACCAATTGATCTTTCGCCTATTGTTCCACTGCAAGCATGTTAGTCGCCAGCTATGTGCAGCATGGCAAATACAACAA GTATTCCGTTCTGTCAAGATTCTAGGAACACCAATTTTGCGGTCATCAATTCTCTGTCGCAGCATGCTCAAGTTTGTAAATAGCCTTCTGCATTATCTAACATTTGAG GTTCTTGAACCAAATTGGCATTTGATGCATGATCGCCTTCAAACTGCAAGGAGCATAGATGAG GTCATCCAGATCCATGATTTCTTCCTCCAGAAGTGTCTAAAAGAATGCTTACTGTTGTCGCCAGAGCTCCTTGTG AAAGTTGAGAAGCTGAAAGCTTTATGCCTTCAGTATGCCACTTCCATCCAGCTCTTAATGCCATCCATCGAAGTTGCTAACTCCGAGAATACATCGAAATCTGGGAAGTCAAGATCAAGGACAAACAAATCGCAGGACAGAGACCAGCAGCTGAAACTAGCATCCGAGAATGTTGTCATGTCAGAGTCAATCCT GAAATTCCAAGCGGCGTTCAATTCAGAGCTCCAGAGCCTTGCTCCTACACTGAGCAACAGTTCACATGCGGAGCCGTACCTGACCCATCTCGCGCAGTGCATCCTTGGAGTGCGAATCGACCAA CGCACGCGGTCACGCTCACTGACTCACCCCAACGCCGCGCGACGAGACGCACAGTCGGCAGGGCAGGCCACGAGCCGGGAGCGCGGCGATCttcccccgcccgccgccccgcatTCCCCGAGCGCGTCCGCGTCCACGGCCGAGGACCCGATggtgggcggcggggggcgccgcgcggcgacggcggcggcgctcgggcggTGGTGCCTGGTCATCCTGGCCGTGGCCTCCGCGCTGGGGGTCTCCGGCCCCGCCTTCTACTGGCGCTACAAGAAGGGGTTCTCCGCCTCGCTCTCTTCCCCCGCGGCggtatcctcctcctcctcccccgcgtgCCCGCCCTGCAGCTGCGACTgcccgccgcccctctccctcaAGTCCATTGCCCCAG GGCTTGCCAACTTCTCCACAACAG ATTGTGGAAAAAATGACCCTGAGCTTGCCAAAGAAATGGAGAAGCAATTTGTAGATCTCCTAAATGAGGAACTCAAGCTGCAGCAGGTTGTAGCTGAGGAGCACAGCCATCACATGAATGCCACTCTTGTGGAAGCGAAAAGACAGGCTACTCAATACCAGCGAGAGGCAGAGAAGTGTAATGCAGCCACAGAGACCTGCGAGGAAGCTCGGGAGCAGTCTGAGGCTGCAATTTCTAAGGAGAAGAAACTCACAGCACTGTGGGAACAACGAGCTCGGCAATTGGGTTGGCAGGAGTCTCGAGCCACAAGCATGTGA
- the LOC117863819 gene encoding heavy metal-associated isoprenylated plant protein 20, translating to MASVVEKAIGGRKWATPAKGGGGRRGERPWELRVPELEADGSGAVPTEEGGGGTAGMEEGRRVGGRRCLEHVLAVPPSKHTPSSSQSITIELKVYMHCDACERKVRRTISNCEGVETVEVDREENKVTVTGDFEPEVVVKKIKKKTGKKVDILILEKDEEEEGMGQEPYVPYYYENPAMYPDDADVPDEFRSYRPERWNFDYFDDENAQACMIM from the exons ATGGCGTCGGTGGTGGAGAAGGCCATTGGGGGGAGGAAATGGGCGACGCCCgcgaagggaggaggaggccggcggggtgAGCGGCCATGGGAGCTCCGCGTACCAGAGTTGGAGGCGGACGGCTCGGGGGCGGTGccgacggaggagggagggggcggcaccGCCGGGATGGAGGAAGGCCGGCGGGTTGGAGGAAGGCGGTGCCTGGAG CACGTCCTCGccgtccctccatccaaacacaccccttcttcttctcagAGCATCACAATAGAACTGAAAGTATACATGCACTGTGACGCCTGCGAAAGAAAAGTGCGCCGTACCATCAGCAACTGCGAAG GCGTGGAGACAGTCGAGGTCGACAGGGAAGAGAACAAGGTTACGGTGACTGGCGATTTCGagccggaggtggtggtgaaGAAGATCAAGAAGAAGACAGGGAAGAAGGTGGACATCTTGATCCTCGAGaaagatgaggaggaagaaggcatGGGACAAGAACCTTATGTTCCATATTATTACGAGAATCCAGCGATGTACCCTGATGATGCAGATGTGCCCGATGAGTTTCGAAGCTATAGGCCAGAAAGATGGAACTTCGACTACTTTGATGACGAAAACGCACAAGCGTGCATGATAATGTAG
- the LOC117863198 gene encoding trafficking protein particle complex II-specific subunit 120 homolog: protein MEPGLSIESGSAIRVAVLPVGGTIPPPRLREYMALVSRHARVDLASLRTYYAEHQKSPFAHQPWETGCLRLKFVLGGCVPSPWEDFQSSRKVLAVIGICHLPSSPDLDRVAADFVDTARSYSSALANRCFAFCPTDEQMVAKKRDDIIMFPPSDQQSLELHMVTMIQDLAASLLMEFEKWVLRAESTGTILKTPLDSQSSLGSEEVIKAKKRRLGRAQKIIGDYCLLAGSPVDANAHYTTAIELARLTGDVFWHAGALEGSVCALVVDRMGQSDPVLEDEVKYRYYTIIQLYRRATLQDNAQRVSPVSFELEAALKLARYLCRRELAKEVSDLLMGAADGAKALIDASDRLILYIEIARLFGTLGYKRKAAFFSRQVAQLYLQQDNAYAAMSAMQVLTMTTNAYHVQSRKASKINHDPSKEPHASSTDSGKVHPQSIVSLFESQWSTIQMVVLREILMSSIRAADPLSSWSAAARLLRSFYPLITPAGQSGLASSLANSADKLPTGTRCADPCLPFIRLHSFPLHPSQRDIVKRNPHKKEWWTGAGPSGPFIYTPFSKAGASSGTSKQEVSWIVGEPVQVMVELANPCSFDLVVESIYLSVHSGNFDAFPVSVSLPPNTSKLVLLSGIPTQVGQISIPGCIVHCFGVITEHLFKEVDCLLLGAAQGLVLSDPFRCCGSSKVKSVNFPSISVVPPLPLLVANVVGGDGSILLYEGEIRDVLITLTNAGTVPVEEANIALSGKNQDSVISIAHSTWKSALPIKPGGEVTFAVTLRAWHLSSADLEADGSRSPASSRRIAREGINPFLNIHYAGPAANPENGDISLPPGRRLVVPLNICVVQGMRLVRARLLSMEIPARFTEAHLRPVSGKHDISTGNDTEHTNVNLLKIDPYNGSWGLRLLELELFNPTDVVFDVDVAVHSDDTNLDQRLISEGNAADAACHKTRIDRDYSARVLIPLENFKLPVLDASFFVKESGSDEPLGSRAAAIAERNAKAELNASINNLISKIKVKWHSGRNSSGELNIKDAIQAALQASIMDILLPDPLTFSFKLAKNGTVTNVDSSKDPISAHEMTHMEVQIRNNTKEIIRMNLSISCKDVAGENCFDENSATVLWAGVLSDIHLEVLPLQEVVHPFSVYFLVPGDYSLQASSVIIDATDVLRARAKAESPDEPILCRGSPFHIRVVGTA from the exons ATGGAGCCCGGGCTGAGCATCGAGTCCGGCTCCGCCATCCGCGTCGCGGTGCTCCCCGTGGGCGGCAcgatcccgccgccgcgcctgcgcGAGTACATGGCGCTGGTGTCGCGCCACGCGCGCGTCGACCTCGCCTCGCTCCGCACCTACTACGCGGAGCACCAGAAGAGCCCCTTCGCGCACCAGCCCTGGGAGACCGGGTGCCTCCGCCTCAAGTTCGTGCTCGGCGGGTGCGTGCCTTCCCCCTGGGAGGACTTCCAGTCCTCGCGCAAGGTGCTCGCCGTGATCGGCATCTGCCACCTGCCGTCCTCGCCCGACCTCGACCGCGTCGCGGCCGACTTCGTCGACACGGCGCGGTCGTACTCGTCAGCGCTCGCCAACCGCTGCTTCGCCTTCTGCCCCACGGACGAGCAG ATGGTGGCAAAAAAGAGGGACGATATTATCATGTTCCCTCCTTCTGATCAGCAATCGCTGGAACTTCATATGGTTACAATGATCCAAGATCTTGCTGCTTCATTGTTGATGGAGTTTGAGAAGTGGGTCTTGCGTGCAGAATCTACAGGAACTATTCTAAAGACACCTTTGGATTCACAATCCAGTCTTGGCTCAGAGGAG GTAATTAAGGCTAAAAAGAGAAGGCTGGGTCGCGCACAAAAGATAATAGGAGATTATTGCCTTTTGGCTGGATCACCTGTTGATGCTAATGCACATTACACCACCGCAATAGAGCTTGCAAGATTGACTGGGGATGTTTTCTGGCATGCTGGAGCCCTTGAGGGTAGTGTCTGCGCATTAGTG GTAGATAGGATGGGCCAAAGTGATCCCGTTTTGGAGGATGAAGTGAAATATCGTTATTACACCATTATCCAGCTATACAGAAGAGCCACTTTACAAGATAATGCTCAAAG AGTTTCACCTGTGAGCTTTGAGCTTGAAGCTGCCTTGAAGTTGGCAAGATACTTGTGCAG GcgggaacttgccaaggaggtGTCAGATTTGTTAATGGGAGCTGCAGATGGTGCCAAGGCTCTGATTGATGCCAGTGACCGACTCATACTATATATTGAAATCGCAAGACTTTTTGGTACACTTGGTTATAAGCGCAAGGCAGCCTTTTTTTCAAGACAAGTTGCACAATTGTACCTTCAGCAGGACAATGCATATGCTGCTATGAGTGCTATGCAGGTCCTAACCATGACTACAAATGCATACCATGTCCAAAGCCGAAAGGCtagcaaaataaatcatgatccATCCAAG GAACCTCATGCTAGCAGTACTGATTCTGGAAAAGTGCACCCTCAGTCTATAGTGTCATTGTTTGAGTCGCAATGGAGTACCATTCAAATGGTCGTTCTAAGAGAGATATTGATGTCATCAATCCGTGCTGCGGATCCACTCTCATCATGGAGTGCTGCAGCTCGTCTTCTTAGATCATTTTACCCACTCATCACACCAGCTGGTCAGAGTGGCCTGGCAAGCTCACTTGCGAACTCTGCTGATAAGCTTCCAACAGGCACACGCTGTGCTGATCCATGCCTTCCTTTCATTAG GTTGCATTCTTTCCCTCTTCACCCTTCTCAAAGAGATATAGTAAAGCGCAACCCACATAAAAAGGAGTGGTGGACTGGTGCAGGTCCTTCAGGACCTTTCATTTATACTCCTTTCAGCAAGGCAGGAGCGTCGTCTGGGACTTCCAAGCAAGAGGTTAGTTGGATTGTGGGGGAGCCAGTTCAAGTCATGGTTGAGTTAGCAAACCCATGCAGCTTTGACCTAGTTGTTGAGAGCATCTATCTCTCGGTCCATTCTGGGAATTTCGATGCCTTTCCAGTTAGTGTTAGTCTTCCACCTAACACCTCAAAATTAGTTTTGTTATCTGGTATTCCAACACAAGTCGGACAAATTTCAATTCCTGGGTGCATTGTTCATTGCTTTGGTGTTATTACTGAACACCTATTCAAAGAGGTTGACTGCTTGCTCCTTGGAGCTGCACAAGGGCTTGTCCTTTCTGATCCTTTCAGATGTTGTGGCTCTAGCAAGGTTAAGAGTGTCAACTTTCCTAGTATTTCTGTTGTTCCTCCTCTGCCATTATTAGTTGCCAATGTTGTGGGTGGAGATGGTTCCATCCTTCTTTATGAAGGAGAAATTCGTGATGTTCTGATAACACTGACAAATGCTGGAACCGTACCAGTTGAAGAAGCAAATATTGCTTTGTCAGGGAAGAATCAGGATTCTGTTATTTCAATTGCCCATAGCACATGGAAATCTGCTCTTCCTATTAAACCAGGTGGAGAAGTGACATTTGCAGTGACTCTAAGAGCCTGGCATCTTAGCTCGGCAGATTTGGAAGCTGATGGCAGTAGATCTCCCGCAAGTTCAAGGAGAATAGCAAGAGAAGGAATCAACCCATTCTTGAATATTCACTATGCTG GTCCTGCTGCTAATCCTGAGAATGGAGATATTTCTCTTCCACCTGGAAGACGCCTGGTTGTTCCATTGAATATCTGTGTTGTGCAGGGCATGCGTCTTGTAAGAGCACGCCTGTTGTCCATGGAAATACCTGCTCGATTTACTGAAGCGCATTTAAGGCCTGTCAGTGGCAAACATGATATAAGCACTGGAAATGACACAGAGCATACTAATGTTAATCTATTGAAGATTGATCCCTATAATGGAAGTTGGGGCCTCCGCCTTCTGGAACTTGAGCTTTTCAATCCTACTGATGTTGTTTttgatgttgatgttgctgTACATTCGGATGACACAAATTTGGATCAAAGACTAATCTCAGAAGGCAATGCTGCTGATGCGGCTTGTCACAAAACTAGAATTGATCGCGACTACTCTGCCAGAGTTCTCATACCTCTTGAGAACTTCAAATTACCTGTTCTTGATGCTTCCTTTTTTGTTAAGGAAAGTGGTAGTGATGAACCTCTTGGATCCCGGGCTGCCGCCATAGCAGAAAGGAATGCCAAGGCAGAGCTAAACGCGTCTATCAACAATttgatttcaaaaataaaagtgaAATGGCACTCTGGGAGAAATAGCTCAGGTGAGCTGAATATTAAAGATGCTATTCAGGCGGCACTACAAGCATCTATAATGGACATACTGCTACCAGATCCCTTGACATTTAGCTTTAAGCTTGCTAAGAATGGAACTGTTACCAATGTTGATTCTTCAAAGGATCCAATATCTGCTCATGAAATGACCCATATGGAAGTTCAGATTCGCAACAACACGAAGGAAATTATTCGAATGAACCTTAGCATTTCATGCAAAGATGTTGCAGGGGAGAATTGCTTCGATGAAAATAGTGCAACTGTCCTCTGGGCTG GTGTTCTTAGTGATATACACCTGGAGGTTCTACCATTGCAAGAGGTAGTACATCCTTTTTCCGTGTACTTCCTTGTACCAGGTGACTACTCGCTGCAAGCTTCTTCCGTTATCATTGATGCCACAGACGTTCTTCGTGCTCGTGCCAAGGCAGAGTCACCAGATGAACCTATACTATGCCGTGGATCCCCATTCCATATCCGGGTAGTTGGTACAGCATAG
- the LOC117863199 gene encoding small ribosomal subunit protein uS17: MAEQTEKAFLKQPKVFLCSKKAAKGNKPGKGGNRFWKNIGLGFKTPREAIEGTYIDKKCPFTGTVSIRGRIIAGTCHSAKMNRTIIVRRNYLHFVKKYQRYEKRHSNIPAHISPCFRVKEGDHVIIGQCRPLSKTVRFNVLKVIPAGSKSGAVKKAFTAA; encoded by the exons ATGGCGGAGCAG ACGGAGAAGGCTTTCTTGAAGCAGCCCAAGGTGTTTCTCTG TTccaagaaggccgccaaggggAACAAGCCTGGCAAGGGAGGGAACAGATTCTGGAAGAACATCGGCCTTGGGTTCAAGACTCCCAGGGAAGCCATTGAAG GAACCTACATTGATAAGAAGTGCCCATTCACTGGCACTGTGTCTATCAGGGGTCGCATCATTGCTGGAACATGCCATAGTGCTAAGATGAACAGGACCATCATTGTTCGTAGGAATTATCTTCACTTTGTCAAGAAGTACCAGAG GTATGAGAAGAGGCACTCCAACATCCCTGCGCACATTTCACCATGCTTCCGTGTGAAGGAAGGGGATCATGTCATCATTGGCCAGTGCAG GCCACTATCAAAGACCGTGAGGTTCAATGTGCTCAAAGTGATCCCGGCAGGTTCAAAGAGTGGAGCAGTGAAGAAGGCTTTCACTGCCGCTTAA